One genomic segment of Brassica napus cultivar Da-Ae chromosome A3, Da-Ae, whole genome shotgun sequence includes these proteins:
- the LOC106437698 gene encoding choline-phosphate cytidylyltransferase 1-like, protein MSNVTGDPTGDLPSTAVALPGSTAVQSSPPTDRPVRVYADGIYDLFHFGHARSLEQAKKSFPNTYLLVGCCNDETTHKYKGRTVMAAEERYESLRHCKWVDEVIPDAPWVINQEFLDNNRIDYVAHDSLPYADTSGAGKDVYEFVKKVGRFKETMRTEGISTSDIIMRIVKDYNQYVMRNLDRGYSREDLGVSFVKEKRLRVNMRLKKLQERVKEQQEKVGEKIQTVKMLRNEWVENADRWVAGFLEIFEEGCHKMGTAIRDSIQERLIKQIPRKKLENGQDDDTDDQFYEEYFDHDMGSDEDEDEKYYDEEEELEEEKKENAVKTDAKDK, encoded by the exons ATGAGCAACGTCACCGGTGATCCCACTGGAGACCTCCCTTCCACCGCCGTCGCACTCCCCGGCTCCACAGCAGTCCAGAGTTCGCCTCCCACTGATCGTCCCGTCCGCGTCTACGCCGATGGGATCTACGATCTTTTCCACTTCGGCCACGCTCGATCTCTCGAACAGGCCAAGAAATC GTTTCCAAACACTTACCTTCTTGTGGGATGTTGCAACGATGAAACCACACACAAGTACAAGGGGAGGACTGTGATGGCTGCTGAAGAGCGATATGAATCACTTCGGCATTGCAA ATGGGTGGATGAAGTCATCCCGGATGCACCGTGGGTGATCAACCAAGAGTTTCTTGACAATAACCGGATTGATTATGTAGCCCATGATTCCCTTCC GTATGCTGACACCAGCGGAGCTGGAAAGGATGTCTATGAATTT GTTAAGAAAGTTGGGAGGTTTAAGGAGACAATGCGAACTGAAGGAATATCGACCTCGGACATTATTATGAGAATAGTGAAAGATTACAACCAGTATGTCATGCGTAATCTGGATAGAGGATATTCGAGGGAAGATCTTGGAGTTAGCTTTGTCAAG GAAAAGAGACTTAGAGTTAATATGAGGCTAAAGAAACTCCAGGAGAGGGTCAAAGAACAACAAGAAAAAGTGGGAGAAAAG ATCCAAACCGTAAAAATGCTGCGCAACGAGTGGGTAGAGAATGCAGATCGATGGGTCGCTGGATTTCTTGAAATATTTGAAGAAGGTTGCCATAAGATG GGAACTGCGATCAGAGACAGTATCCAGGAGAGGCTAATCAAACAAATTCCCAGAAAGAAGCTGGAGAACGGTCAGGATGATGACACAGATGACCAATTCTATGAAGAATACTTCGACCATGACATGGGCAGTGACGAGGATGAAGATGAAAAATACTATGACGAGGAGGAAGAactagaagaagaaaagaaagagaatgcCGTTAAGACGGATGCAAAAGACAAGTAG
- the LOC106443441 gene encoding protein DESIGUAL 3-like, with the protein MARIGGILVCLVIAGLDVGAAVLGIQGEASQNQVKHMKLWLFECREPSQDAFRLGLGAAAILVMAHVLINLVGGCLCICSQDEFQRSSSTKQISMVCLVLTWIVFAVGFGALVIGAMSNSKSRSSCGFTHHHYLSIGGLLCFLHALFCVAYYVSATAAKDEAAK; encoded by the exons ATGGCTAGGATAGGAGGTATTCTTGTTTGTTTAGTCATCGCAGGCTTAGATGTAGGTGCTGCAGTACTCGGAATCCAAGGAGAAGCCTCTCAAAATCAG GTGAAGCACATGAAGCTGTGGCTATTTGAGTGTAGAGAGCCGAGCCAGGACGCGTTCAGGCTAGGTCTAGGTGCAGCAGCGATATTGGTAATGGCCCATGTCCTCATCAATTTGGTCGGAGGCTGTCTATGTATTTGCTCTCAGGACGAGTTTCAAAGATCTTCTTCCACTAAGCAAATCTCCATGGTTTGTCTCGTCCTCACTTG GATCGTATTCGCCGTTGGATTTGGAGCTTTGGTGATTGGAGCGATGTCGAACAGCAAGTCAAGATCCTCTTGTGGGTTCACACATCACCATTATCTATCCATTGGAGGTCTCTTGTGTTTTCTTCATGCCCTCTTTTGTGTCGCGTATTACGTTTCTGCCACGGCGGCTAAAGATGAAGCTGCTAAGTGA
- the LOC106437697 gene encoding F-box/LRR-repeat protein At3g58930, which translates to MDRLTSLPDELLCHILSFLPTKSAVVTSALSKRWLNLWKLNPNLDIDDSVFIHAEDGKAKREDIRQSFVGFVDRVLAMQGDSPITSFSLKCITGIHPDTVNRWICNVLKRGVSDLSLFTDFTCEDTEDDSYQLPRELFFSSTLVKLKLRSEHCVDWWWHAKSSSLPMLKSLDMDSDLIFCGEIEEFIPSFPALEELRMASMEWLEPYVTVSSATLRKLTLHGTGCEEYVNPTSVSFDTPNLLVLSYFDLVAEDYPLVNMNKLVHAVINLIVTDKQVKRLRELNNEEDDDDDVVLHFGNVVKLMNGIQNVQILSFTADTLEVLSQCCDTLPVFNNLKFLGITSEEGRGWQAMPALLKNCPRLETIILRGLSHYVTDKCGDACPCISREDKGSSLRSCPVNRIEIQGFLATMKEMTLIKHFLDYFPSLKRLDAVVEDNEPTQLRNPELSKCVTEMFGLYNKLHPSCSVELMVSPFLQKKWREQGHI; encoded by the exons ATGGATCGTCTCACCAGCCTACCAGACGAGCTTCTTTGTCATATCCTGTCCTTCCTTCCGACAAAGTCTGCTGTCGTGACTTCAGCTCTCTCAAAGAGATGGCTCAATCTCTGGAAACTCAATCCCAATCTCGACATTGATGACTCTGTCTTCATTCACGCCGAAGACGGTAAAGCGAAAAGGGAAGATATCCGACAGAGCTTCGTCGGCTTCGTAGACAGAGTACTCGCTATGCAGGGTGATTCTCCTATCACCAGCTTCTCCCTGAAGTGCATCACTGGCATCCATCCAGATACCGTTAACCGTTGGATCTGCAACGTGCTCAAGCGTGGCGTCTCTGACCTTAGCCTCTTCACTGATTTTACTTGCGAGGATACCGAAGATGACAGTTACCAACTGCCTAGAGAGTTGTTCTTTAGTAGTACACTCGTTAAGCTGAAACTAAGAAGTGAGCACTGTGTTGATTGGTGGTGGCATGCAAAGTCTTCTTCCTTACCGATGCTCAAGAGTCTTGACATGGACTCTGACTTGATTTTCTGCGGTGAGATTGAGGAGTTTATTCCTTCGTTCCCTGCGCTTGAAGAGCTACGGATGGCTAGCATGGAGTGGCTAGAGCCGTATGTGACTGTGTCGAGTGCAACACTGAGAAAGCTAACTCTCCACGGCACCGGCTGTGAGGAGTATGTGAATCCAACGAGCGTCTCTTTTGATACTCCGAACCTGCTTGTCTTAAGCTACTTTGACTTGGTTGCGGAAGACTATCCTTTAGTCAATATGAACAAGTTGGTCCATGCGGTAATCAATCTTATAGTGACTGATAAACAGGTTAAGCGACTAAGAGAGCTAAACAAtgaggaggatgatgatgatgatgttgttcTCCACTTCGGCAATGTGGTGAAGCTCATGAATGGGATACAAAATGTTCAGATACTTTCCTTCACTGCTGATACTCTCGAG GTGCTTTCTCAATGCTGTGATACATTGCCAGTGTTCAACAACCTCAAGTTCTTAG GTATCACAAGTGAAGAGGGTCGAGGATGGCAAGCAATGCCAGCTCTTCTAAAGAACTGTCCacgtttagaaactataatccTTCGG GGTTTATCACACTATGTAACAGACAAATGTGGAGATGCTTGCCCCTGCATTTCGCGGGAAGACAAAGGTAGTTCACTCAGGTCTTGTCCAGTGAATAGGATTGAGATTCAAGGCTTTCTAGCAACGATGAAGGAGATGACCTTGATAAAGCATTTCCTGGACTATTTTCCAAGTTTGAAGAGGCTTGATGCTGTCGTTGAAGATAATGAACCTACACAGCTCCGAAACCCTGAATTGTCTAAATGTGTCACGGAGATGTTTGGTCTCTACAACAAGCTGCACCCGAGTTGCAGTGTCGAGCTCATGGTGAGTCCTTTCTTGCAAAAGAAGTGGCGTGAACAAGGACATATCTGA
- the LOC106443440 gene encoding uclacyanin 1-like — MASREMLIIISVLATTFIGLAVATDHTIGGPSGWTVGANLKTWAAGQTFSVGDNLVFAYPSAFHDVVEVTKPEYDSCQAVKPLITFANGNSIVPLTTPGKRYFICGMPGHCTQGMKLEVNVVPAANTAPTAPLSNSVTSLNAPSPSSVLPIQPQLPLNPSPSSSTPLPSSSLPLFPAQSPALSPAGTSLPLFPGSPSSSSTTTKTVGSFPSSATGTTDNIDGAGASPGDSSAKSLVLGFGIMLAMMLHLF; from the exons atggCATCCAGAGAAATGCTGATCATTATCTCAGTCCTCGCAACTACATTCATCGGTCTAGCAGTAGCTACAGATCATACCATTGGTGGTCCTAGTGGTTGGACCGTAGGAGCTAATCTTAAAACTTGGGCTGCGGGGCAAACATTTTCTGTTGGGGACAATCTTG ttttCGCTTACCCTTCTGCATTCCACGACGTCGTTGAAGTCACAAAACCTGAATATGACAGCTGCCAAGCGGTTAAACCGCTCATAACGTTTGCTAATGGAAACTCCATTGTTCCTCTCACTACCCCTGGAAAAAG GTACTTCATTTGTGGCATGCCGGGACACTGTACACAAGGGATGAAACTAGAAGTAAACGTTGTCCCAGCCGCAAACACAGCACCAACCGCACCACTTTCAAACTCAGTCACGTCTTTAAACGCACCGTCACCTTCTTCTGTTCTACCTATACAACCTCAGTTGCCTCTTAACccctctccttcttcttcaactcCGCTTCCTTCCTCCTCTCTCCCTCTTTTTCCGGCACAGTCACCGGCGCTTTCTCCGGCGGGTACTTCTCTGCCTTTGTTCCCAGGCTCACCTAGCTCGAGCAGTACCACCACCAAAACCGTCGGGAGCTTCCCTTCTAGTGCTACGGGCACGACGGATAATATTGATGGAGCAGGAGCTTCTCCCGGTGACTCCTCTGCGAAAAGCCTTGTTTTGGGATTCGGAATCATGCTTGCTATGATGCTTCATCTGTTCTAA
- the LOC106437696 gene encoding SPX and EXS domain-containing protein 3, giving the protein MFGGVFSVPVNNPHLRKSGSRLIISNLGENDLKNSSMQLGTIAKLRSPLLLSSLKVALYVGGLYVCGKIGWESVMKMGQDTRELFFYETFLYYNPLLLITMMVWLWGVNLWVFSRTGVDYAAIFYLGPDHLSHKEIWKCARWMTTIILTSMTAYLYLYSHGDVSLAASQPIVLYLSAVIILIIPFDIFYMSSRYYLLWTFWRILFPVQTVSFSDFFLADILTSLSKVLSDLERSVCRMVHRQVATVAWFEADSVCGSHSAVIPLVLVLPYLFRLFQCIRQYKDSKDIANIWNAGKYLTAVPVIFLSALKYFIDQDTWTYSIQPAWILSGLANTFFSFFWDVLRDWDLSVFTRIFKFTKPNLCSHLLYGRRWVYVWVIGSNLVLRWTWTYKLSAHLRNNYITVFIITLLEIYRRFQWAFFRIENVWYKINNPKRTTSHQTNPVSLQNDNGGEQEKLLAHSHSLGV; this is encoded by the exons ATGTTTGGAGGTGTCTTTTCTGTGCCTGTGAACAATCCTCACTTGCGCAAATCTGGAAGTAGGCTCATCATCTCTAATCTTG GAGAGAATGACTTGAAGAACTCAAGTATGCAACTAGGTACAATTGCCAAACTGCGAAGCCCTTTACTCCTTAGCAGCCTcaag GTTGCTCTGTATGTTGGTGGTCTTTATGTTTGTGGAAAG ATTGGATGGGAATCTGTAATGAAAATGGGACAAGACACAAGAGAACTGTTCTTCTATGAGACCTTTCTGTATTACAACCCTCTCCTTCTCATT ACAATGATGGTTTGGCTCTGGGGTGTTAATCTGTGGGTGTTTTCTCGAACTGGAGTCGATTATGCAGCAATATTTTATCTAGGACCAGATCATCTTAGTCACAAAGAGATATGGAAG TGTGCTAGGTGGATGACGACGATAATATTGACTAGCATGACTGCGTATCTGTACCTATACTCGCATGGAGATGTGTCCTTGGCTGCTTCTCAACCA ATTGTTTTGTATCTCTCTGCTGTGATCATTCTCATCATCCCTTTCGATATCTTCTACATGTCCTCTCGTTACTACTTGCTATGGACTTTTTGGCGCATTCTCTTCCCTGTTCAG ACGGTGTCGTTTTCAGACTTCTTCCTTGCTGATATCCTgacttctttgtcaaag GTTCTGTCCGATTTGGAGCGGTCTGTATGTCGTATGGTCCATCGACAG GTAGCTACTGTTGCATGGTTTGAAGCAGATTCGGTTTGTGGGAGTCATTCAGCTGTAATACCCTTGGTTCTTGTCCTACCTTATCTTTTCCGTCTGTTCCAATGCATTCGTCAGTACAAAGATAGCAAAGACATTGCAAACATCTGGAATG CTGGGAAGTATTTAACGGCAGTGCCAGTCATCTTTCTGTCAGCACTCAAGTATTTTATCGATCAGGATACATGGACTTACTCCATTCAACCTGCTTGGATCCTCTCTGGTCTCGCCAAcactttcttctccttcttttggGATGTTTTACGCGATTGGGATCTTAG TGTCTTCACTCGGATTTTCAAATTCACCAAACCAAATCTTTGCTCCCATCTTCTCTATGGCCGCCGTTGG GTGTATGTTTGGGTGATTGGAAGCAATCTAGTACTAAGGTGGACATGGACATACAAGCTATCAGCTCATCTACGTAACAACTACATCACGGTCTTCATCATCACTCTTCTGGAGATTTACAGGCGGTTCCAGTGGGCGTTTTTCCGTATAGAGAACGTGTGGTACAAGATCAACAACCCCAAGCGTACTACTTCTCATCAGACGAATCCTGTTTCACTCCAAAACGATAACGGTGGCGAACAGGAGAAGTTACTCGCACATAGTCACAGCCTCGGTGTATAA
- the LOC106441772 gene encoding traB domain-containing protein-like, translating to MEPTSVLLEALAQSEDIFVYVYDYSHNILNVDKEEDEHSDSGALITGVVSVVDASDDDDGDCAVETTKLDLPDEYAKRVMVLTCSSTADGGSCDVYLIGTAHVSEESCREVEAIVRFMKPEVVFLELCFSRLSILTPQALKIPTVSEMIEMWKKNHNAFGIAYGWFLAKVASKLDVLPGAEFRVAYEEAHKYGGKVILGDRLVQITLKRTWVKMSLWHKLKFFGLVFQAVYLPSPEQLKKMLKAMNDVDIVTLVIQEMSKQFPSLMDTLVHERDKYMACMLSRVASEHSSIVAVVGRGHLQGIKKNWNQPIKMKDLLEIPKNASKYTAKYILKSLTVAVVGIAIGSRLYLSTRS from the exons ATGGAACCGACGTCAGTACTGTTGGAGGCGTTGGCTCAATCCGAAGATATATTCGTTTACGTATATGACTATAGCCACAACATACTGAATGTGGATAAGGAGGAGGATGAACATAGTGATTCCGGTGCACTGATAACCGGAGTCGTTTCGGTCGTTGACGCTAGTGACGATGATGATGGTGATTGTGCGGTGGAGACGACGAAGTTAGATCTGCCTGATGAATACGCAAAACGCGTTATGGTTCTTACGTGCAGTTCCACAGCGGACGGGGGATCGTGCGATGTGTACTTGATTGGCACTGCTCATGTATCTGAG GAATCATGTCGAGAAGTTGAAGCTATAGTTAGATTCATGAAACCAgag GTCGTCTTCCTGGAGTTGTGTTTCAGTCGATTGTCTATTCTCACTCCTCAAGCTTTGAAG attccaACGGTGTCGGAGATGATAGAGATGTGGAAGAAGAACCACAACGCATTCGGAATAGCTTACGGATGGTTTCTTGCAAAG GTCGCCAGCAAGCTTGATGTTCTACCTGGTGCTGAGTTTCGTGTGGCATATGAAGAGGCTCACAAATATGGTGGCAAGGTGATTCTAGGTGATCGTCTAGTACAG ATCACGTTGAAGAGAACGTGGGTTAAGATGTCTCTATGGCACAAACTTAAGTTCTTCGGATTAGTGTTTCAAGCTGTGTATTTACCGAGCCCTGAGCAACTTAAGAAGATG CTAAAAGCTATGAACGATGTGGATATTGTGACGTTGGTGATTCAAGAAATGAGCAAGCAGTTTCCATCTCTCATGGATACACTTGTGCATGAGCGAGACAA GTACATGGCATGTATGTTGTCAAGAGTTGCAAGTGAGCATAGCTCGATTGTGGCAGTTGTTGGTAGAGGGCATCTTCAAGGGATCAAAAAGAACTGGAACCAACCTATAAAG atgaaagaTTTGTTGGAGATACCGAAGAATGCATCAAAATATACAGCTAAGTATATTCTCAAGTCGCTGACGGTTGCTGTCGTCGGGATAGCTATAGGCTCACGCTTGTATCTTTCCACCAGAAGTTGA
- the LOC106441771 gene encoding high mobility group nucleosome-binding domain-containing protein 5, producing the protein MKVNVEIITGTFIDAEVNESATVQELKEKIATEVKLSVKRLILVVEDEEESRRLVKDDEDEMKLIDLGVKEDSHMYLFFKHPDLVSKEERSQGRGDDASTEEISSEAESKRGNKEEYEEAKGEAEDIAMTNGEEEEKNGEETKDDDNVEDGKKKAREGENEMDIVS; encoded by the coding sequence ATGAAAGTAAATGTGGAGATAATAACGGGTACATTTATAGATGCCGAGGTGAATGAGAGTGCTACGGTGCAGGAACTAAAGGAGAAGATTGCAACGGAGGTGAAACTATCGGTGAAGCGTTTGATACTTGTGGTCGAGGATGAAGAGGAGAGTAGAAGATTGGTTaaggatgatgaagatgaaatgAAGCTGATAGATTTAGGAGTGAAAGAAGATTCTCATATGTATTTGTTCTTTAAGCATCCTGATTTGGTTTCCAAGGAAGAGAGATCACAAGGAAGAGGAGATGATGCATCTACGGAGGAGATTTCATCGGAAGCAGAGAGTAAAAGAGGAAACAAAGAAGAATACGAAGAGGCAAAGGGTGAAGCGGAAGATATAGCTATGAcgaatggtgaagaagaagagaagaatggagaaGAAACAAAGGATGATGATAATGTTGAAGATggaaaaaagaaagcaagagaAGGAGAGAATGAAATGGATATAGTTTCTTGA